In Desulfuromonas acetexigens, the genomic stretch TACGGCGGTGGCGGAAATCCTCGCTTACGTCTACAGCCTTAAAGGGAAAACGAAACAATGAGTTGGCTCAGCGAGAACAAATGGGCGGCGAGGCTCGTGCGCAGCGACGTGATCGTGGCGCTGGCCCTGGTCGCCATCCTGATGGTGATGATCATCCCCATCCCGCCGGTGATGCTCGACATCTTCCTGGCGACCAACATCACCATATCGCTGATGATTCTGATCATCTCTCTCTATACGGCGCGGGCCCTCGATTTCACCGTTTTCCCCTCGCTCCTGTTGGCGACGACTCTCTTTCGGCTCTCGCTCAACGTCGCCTCGACCCGTTTGATCCTGATCAACGGCCATGAAGGGGTGGGGGCGGCCGGGGCGGTCATCATGTCCTTCGGCCAGTTCGTGGTCGGCGGCAACTACGTGGTCGGGATCGTCATCTTCGTCATCCTTGTCGTCATCAACTTCATGGTCATCACCAAGGGCGCCGGGCGCGTCGCCGAAGTCGCCGCCCGCTTCACCCTCGACGCCATGCCGGGCAAGCAGATGGCCATCGACGCCGACCTCAACTCCGGTATGATCAGTGATGAAGAAGCCCGTACCCGGCGCAAGGAAATTTCCATGGAGGCCGACTTTTACGGCGCCATGGACGGTGCCAGCAAGTTCGTGCGCGGCGACGCCATTGCCGGCATCATTATCACCCTGGTCAATATCGGCGCCGGTTTCATCATCGGCGTCGCCCAGCAGGGGATGGCCATGGCCGATGCCGCCCAGACCTACACCATCCTCACCGTCGGCGACGGCCTGGTCGGCCAGATTCCGGCCCTGATCATCTCCACCGGCGCCGGTATCCTGGTCACCCGCAGCGCCGGCTCCGGCGATTTCGGCTCCGACCTGAAGAGCCAGTTCACTCTCCATCCCCGCGCCCTGTGGGTCGTCTCCGGCATTCTCCTCTTTTTCGCCCTGATCCCCGGGTTGCCGACCTTCTCTTTTCTGGTCCTCTCGGCGGCCCTGGCCGGCATTGCCTGGCTGGTGCAGAAGGGGGAACTGGCCAAGGCGGCGGCGCCGCCACCGCTGGAGCCGGAGCCGGAAGCGCCCAGCGAGGAGAATTACGAGGAGATGCTCACCGTCGATCTGCTTGAACTGGAGGTCGGCTACGGACTCATCCCCTTTGTCGATGCCGCCCAGAAGGGCGAACTTTTGACGCGCATTCAAGCGATCCGTCGTCAGTTCGCCCTGGATATGGGCTTTATTGTGCCGCCGATACACATCAAGGACAATCTGCAGCTCAAGCCCAACGAGTACGCCGTCCTGCTCAAGGGGGTGCGCATCGCCGGCGGCGAGATGCTCCCCGGTCATTATCTGGCGATGAATCCCGGCACCGCGAGCGACAGTCTGCGCGGGGTGGCGACGACCGAGCCGGCCTTCGGCCTGCCTGCCACCTGGATCAGCGAAGATAAGCGCGAACGGGCGCAGATGCTGGGCTACACGGTGGTTGACTGCACCACGGTCATGGCCACGCACCTCGGAGAAATCATCAAGAAACACGCCCATGAGCTGTTGGGCCGCCAAGAGGCACAGAACTTGCTCGATAACCTCGGTAAGAGCTATCCGAAGCTGGTGGAAGAGCTGGTGCCCAACCCCTTGAGCCTCGGACT encodes the following:
- the flhA gene encoding flagellar biosynthesis protein FlhA is translated as MSWLSENKWAARLVRSDVIVALALVAILMVMIIPIPPVMLDIFLATNITISLMILIISLYTARALDFTVFPSLLLATTLFRLSLNVASTRLILINGHEGVGAAGAVIMSFGQFVVGGNYVVGIVIFVILVVINFMVITKGAGRVAEVAARFTLDAMPGKQMAIDADLNSGMISDEEARTRRKEISMEADFYGAMDGASKFVRGDAIAGIIITLVNIGAGFIIGVAQQGMAMADAAQTYTILTVGDGLVGQIPALIISTGAGILVTRSAGSGDFGSDLKSQFTLHPRALWVVSGILLFFALIPGLPTFSFLVLSAALAGIAWLVQKGELAKAAAPPPLEPEPEAPSEENYEEMLTVDLLELEVGYGLIPFVDAAQKGELLTRIQAIRRQFALDMGFIVPPIHIKDNLQLKPNEYAVLLKGVRIAGGEMLPGHYLAMNPGTASDSLRGVATTEPAFGLPATWISEDKRERAQMLGYTVVDCTTVMATHLGEIIKKHAHELLGRQEAQNLLDNLGKSYPKLVEELVPNPLSLGLIMRVQQNLLREQVSIRDMRTILETLADWVASTHDPDLLTEYVRQAMGRSISTRHAPDGETLPVLVFDHDVESRLQNALQQSAQGSYLALDPGTARSVLEGLSERIKALVGVAQPVLLCAPTLRPHVKRLTERYLPNLVVLSHNEIASHLKVKSVGTVRLHAS